A single region of the Salvia miltiorrhiza cultivar Shanhuang (shh) chromosome 8, IMPLAD_Smil_shh, whole genome shotgun sequence genome encodes:
- the LOC130998351 gene encoding uncharacterized protein LOC130998351: protein MPSIACRTFSPIIVGIIEPKSNFRNSSHNYWSSLNLIPAFQNERHDRCSNIWVLHHPDVAFRLVFSSEQTVIADCHWNSFDFRVAIVHGASTHVERRSLWADLINFTADSMVILGDFMPSQTSCREFCDFIDDTSFIESATSGLRFTWSGRRFMPRHVESFFDRALYSELFSFLWHSVHTLNLARLTSDHSPIVFQCSLPPQTRHRFFRFLNMWAMHPTFHALVEDSWRQDTGVLCPIYKVMFKLKRLKKELKNWNKNVFGNVDALVDDTQRELMDIQLSISLHGYTDELFDKEVQAQAKINVALSRKNCLLQQKSRVSWLTDGDRNTAFFHATLRYKHKPREISQLMIDGTRESNQDRIGGHIVDYFTTLFTEDSGSDVGIEAIEAVIDPVISDDHNAVLSASPSDEEITAAVFSMDADSSPGPDGFSGKFFQIISKVLATRISGIAALYVSQNQFGFISGRSIHDCILMGSESFNCLKRTGRGQNMACKIDIRKAFDTLRWGFLLNVLKVMGFDVRFIDWIKIILTSAQLSILYNGKLYGYFGCSRGVRQGDPLSPILFGIAEDVQSALFRNCVTSGHLTPMSMTRSQPFPTHLLYADDILVFCKASVRNARTIKKILDYYSWISGQICSSEKSHIYFSAKVHAVTQRSVLRDLNFVKGVAPFTYLGVPIFDGRVRASYFRPIHDRILAKFSRWRGRLLSMAGRLCLVKSVIQSSITHSMMVYKWPRSLLKDLDEKCRNFIWTGDVRKTPSCSVSWSRVCAIKEEGGLGRYLNNFRQMRCDSISSSVWLGLKEEVSDLVENSYSYIGDGTATNFWVPHYVQDLLRHSVADYFYDGVWHFTQDFINAFPEIVGDILVLHIGEDSDTRYWKPSIHGTVTVALAFSNQCHRFPRVSWGSWIWKNYIPVRRSLVCWRILHDHLPTYDRLIRYGMIMPNHCVFCFSSGETMDHVLWSCGCVRPIWIEFLSWFHLSEAVDAADLHSFLRNSCIFDNKRFDQRRIIHVVKVAFKEMKNNFSLGHMNNFWKDYTILRSIGVATRAARPPDFIDVHWWLPASPWIKVNTDGSAMGAPGNIAAGGVFRDNFNWVRGCYHYKGGVGFSFEAELLAVIKAILIAHDRGWLHLWVESDSMYIVHLLGERSTAVPWRFIALWRKVLCLLPEFKLQISHIYREENKVADIMANYSRDEGWWPYAIEEIKEAVRLDMATHSHTRMR from the exons ATGCCGTCCATCGCTTGTCGTACTTTTTCTCCTATTATTGTGGGTATTATTGAGCCGAAGTCGAATTTCAGAAATTCTAGCCACAATTATTGGTCTTCTCTTAATTTGATCCCTGCTTTTCAGAACGAGCGGCATGACAGGTGTTCGAACATTTGGGTTTTACATCATCCTGACGTGGCGTTCAGATTGGTTTTTTCTTCGGAGCAGACAGTCATTGCGGATTGTCATTGGAACTCTTTTGATTTCCGGGTAGCGATTGTTCACGGTGCCTCTACTCATGTCGAGAGGAGGTCTTTGTGGGCGGATCTCATTAACTTTACTGCTGACAGTATGGTGATTTTAGGGGATTTTATGCCTAGTCAGACTTCTTGCAGAGAGTTCTGTGACTTTATTGATGACACTAGTTTTATTGAGTCGGCTACTTCTGGGCTTCGGTTTACTTGGTCTGGTCGGCGTTTTATGCCTCGACATGTGGAGTCTTTTTTTGATCGTGCTTTATACTCAGAGTTGTTCTCTTTTTTGTGGCATTCTGTTCATACTCTGAACCTGGCTAGATTGACTTCTGACCACTCTCCGATTGTGTTTCAGTGCAGTTTACCGCCCCAGACCAGACATAGGTTTTTCAGATTTTTAAACATGTGGGCGATGCATCCGACTTTTCATGCTTTGGTGGAGGATTCTTGGAGACAAGATACTGGGGTCCTGTGTCCGATTTATAAGGTTATGTTTAAGCTTAAACGGCTTAAGAAGGAGCTGAAGAATTGGAACAAGAACGTTTTTGGTAACGTTGATGCGCTGGTGGATGACACCCAGAGGGAGTTGATGGATATCCAGCTGAGTATTTCGCTTCATGGTTATACGGATGAGTTGTTTGACAAGGAGGTTCAAGCCCAGGCTAAAATTAATGTTGCATTGTCTCGCAAAAATTGTTTACTTCAACAAAAAAGCCGCGTTTCGTGGCTCACGGACGGGGACAGGAACACTGCTTTTTTTCATGCTACGCTCCGCTATAAACACAAGCCTAGGGAGATATCACAGCTTATGATTGATGGGACCAGAGAATCGAACCAGGACAGAATCGGTGGGCATATTGTGGATTATTTCACCACTCTTTTCACTGAGGATAGTGGCTCTGATGTTGGCATTGAGGCGATTGAGGCTGTTATTGACCCTGTTATTTCAGATGATCATAATGCGGTTCTTTCGGCTTCTCCTTCGGACGAGGAGATTACAGCTGCTGTTTTTAGCATGGATGCTGATAGCTCGCCTGGACCTGATGGTTTCTCTGGGAAGTTTTTTCAG ATTATCTCGAAGGTGCTGGCAACAAGGATCAGCGGGATTGCAGCGCTTTACGTTTCTCAGAATCAATTTGGGTTTATTAGTGGTCGTTCGATTCATGATTGCATTCTGATGGGTTCTGAAAGTTTTAACTGTTTGAAACGTACGGGCAGAGGGCAGAATATGGCCTGCAAAATTGACATCCGCAAAGCCTTTGATACTCTTCGTTGGGGTTTTCTGTTGAATGTTCTTAAGGTTATGGGGTTTGATGTGAGATTTATTGATTGGATCAAGATCATTCTTACTTCTGCCCAGCTCTCCATTCTTTATAATGGGAAGCTGTATGGTTACTTTGGTTGTTCGCGCGGTGTGAGACAGGGGGACCCTCTCTCTCCTATTCTTTTTGGGATTGCTGAGGATGTCCAGAGTGCTCTCTTTCGCAACTGCGTTACCTCTGGCCATCTTACTCCCATGTCTATGACTCGTTCGCAGCCTTTTCCCACCCATCTTCTTTACGCGGATGATATTCTGGTCTTCTGTAAAGCCTCTGTTCGGAATGCGAGGACGATTAAGAAGATTCTTGACTACTACAGTTGGATTTCTGGGCAAATTTGTAGCAGTGAAAAGTCTCATATCTACTTTTCTGCTAAAGTTCATGCTGTAACTCAGCGTTCAGTTCTGAGAGATTTGAACTTTGTGAAGGGAGTGGCTCCCTTTACGTATCTGGGGGTTCCGATCTTTGATGGGCGTGTCCGTGCTTCTTATTTCAGACCGATTCATGACCGGATTTTAGCAAAGTTTTCCAGATGGCGTGGGCGTCTTCTTTCTATGGCTGGGCGTCTTTGCTTGGTTAAGTCGGTCATTCAGAGTTCTATCACGCACTCTATGATGGTGTATAAATGGCCCAGATCCTTGTTGAAAGATTTGGATGAGAAATGCCGCAATTTTATCTGGACGGGTGATGTTAGAAAGACACCTTCTTGTTCGGTGAGCTGGAGCCGTGTTTGTGCCATCAAGGAGGAGGGGGGCTTG GGGAGATACTTGAACAATTTCAGACAGATGAGATGTGATTCGATCTCGTCGTCTGTTTGGCTTGGTCTCAAGGAAGAGGTGAGCGATTTGGTTGAAAATTCCTACAGCTATATTGGTGATGGCACGGCCACGAACTTCTG GGTTCCTCATTATGTCCAAGATTTGCTAAGACATTCTGTTGCTGACTACTTCTATGATGGGGTGTGGCATTTCACCCAGGATTTTAttaatgcttttcctgagaTTGTTGGTGATATTTTGGTGCTTCATATTGGAGAGGATTCTGACACTCGTTACTGGAAGCCTTCTATTCATGGTACGGTCACTGTTGCCCTTGCGTTTTCTAATCAATGTCATCGTTTTCCTCGTGTTAGCTGGGGTTCTTGGATCTGGAAGAATTATATTCCAGTTAGACGTTCTTTAGTCTGCTGGCGGATTCTCCATGATCATCTTCCTACTTATGATCGCCTGATTAGATATGGTATGATCATGCCCAATCActgtgttttttgtttttcctcgGGTGAAACTATGGATCATGTTTTATGGTCTTGCGGCTGCGTTAGACCTATTTGGATCGAGTTCTTGAGTTGGTTTCATTTATCTGAGGCTGTTGATGCTGCTGATTTGCACAGTTTTTTG AGGAACTCTTGCATCTTTGATAACAAACGGTTTGATCAAAGGCGGATTATACATGTTGTCAAAGTTGCTTTTAAGGAGATGAAGAATAATTTTAGTCTTGGTCATATGAATAATTTTTGGAAAGATTATACTATTCTCAGATCGATTGGTGTTGCTACACGTGCTGCTCGTCCTCCGGATTTCATCGACGTGCACTGGTGGCTTCCAGCGTCtccttggattaaagttaacacGGACGGCTCTGCGATGGGTGCTCCGGGAAATATTGCGGCTGGTGGAGTCTTCCGTGATAACTTTAATTGGGTCCGTGGCTGTTATCATTATAAGGGTGGCGTTGGTTTTTCCTTTGAAGCGGAGCTTCTTGCGGTCATCAAAGCCATTCTCATTGCTCATGATCGGGGATGGCTTCATTTATGGGTTGAGTCTGATTCTATGTACATTGTGCATCTGCTTGGGGAGCGTTCTACTGCGGTGCCTTGGCGTTTCATTGCGTTATGGCGTAAGGTTCTTTGTCTCCTTCCTGAGTTTAAGCTTCAGATTTCTCACATTTATCGGGAAGAAAACAAAGTTGCTGATATTATGGCTAACTATAGTAGAGATGAAGGCTGGTGGCCTTATGCCATTGAGGAGATTAAGGAAGCTGTGAGGCTTGATATGGCAACTCACAGTCATACTCGTATGCGCTGA